The following coding sequences lie in one Hydrogenobacter sp. genomic window:
- the dnaE gene encoding DNA polymerase III subunit alpha — protein MGDFVHLHLHTQYSLLDGAIKVKDLALKARELGYRAVAITDHGNLFGILDFYKSMKKEGIKPIIGMEAYFTTGSRHDRKGKGSEDNITDRYNHHLILIAMNDRGLKNLMELSSISYKEGFYYKPRIDYEVLSNYCDGLIAITACLKGVPTYYASMGDEEKASEWVKKFKDIFGENLYLEIQSNSLPEQEVANRVLIKIAKRLNVKLVATNDSHYLNPDDRLAHQVLMAIQMKRTLMEIQQGNGIKCANEGLHFATPQEVWKKFDGKFDGWEEALLNTLEVSEKTQDSFELLENRGYLFPKYETGDKTTGEFLKDLAIKGLRQRISQGLAKDTKEYWDRLEYEIETVSGMGFEGYFLIVQDFINWAKSQNIPVGPGRGSAAGSLLAFALGITDVDPIKHGLLFERFLNPERISMPDIDVDFCMENRDRVIEYVKGKYGEENVAQIITYNVMKAKQTLRDVARALGIPYQTADTLAKLIPQGDVQGTWLSLEEMYSVPLKELLDKYGHHRRDIEDNVSKFRRMCQENPDIKALVEIALKLEGLTRHTSLHAAGVVISPVALRERIPLYYDKEKVLATQFDMVNLEELGLIKMDFLGLKTLTELKKMRQLVEERHKISINYLNLPLDDPSVYELLRKGNTTGVFQLESVGMKNLLKRLEPDNFDDIVAVLALYRPGPLKSGLVDSYINRKHGREPVDYVFPELEPVLKDTYGIIVYQEQVMKISQILCGFTPGEADTLRKAIGKKKKEVMQEMKEKFIKGAIERGYTEEKIVKLWNDIEEFASYSFNKSHSVAYGYISYWTAYMKTHYPEEFFAVKLSTEKSDKKFINLVKDAKSLGFNILQPDINESHVDFSITPEGHIRFGLARIKGVGEDTARSIVDARRGKWKGVTDFWKSVDQRKVNKRVLEALIKAGAFDYTGESREKLLSTVDRISKGSILPSGDLFGTKEFHKDEAGDSLKYEKEVLGIYISKHPIDPVEELLTGKVRWLEELDELEEGSYNFAGVVTELKVKKTKNGTYMATFNLIDKTGIAQAVAFPDVYENCKDLIKEDALLVLRCDVEYDEILEETKIIVKEAYKPEDFIKGESMNITLVFTKELSDDELLKLKKCLMESINDLEGREVILDLRINGYRTVLQADPQIKLIPNAKLIEDLKRFGVKLVV, from the coding sequence ATGGGTGATTTTGTGCATCTGCACCTCCATACCCAGTACTCTTTACTGGATGGAGCTATAAAAGTAAAGGATCTGGCGCTTAAAGCTAGGGAGTTGGGATACAGAGCAGTTGCCATAACGGATCATGGAAACCTTTTCGGTATTTTAGACTTTTACAAAAGTATGAAAAAAGAAGGGATTAAGCCCATCATAGGTATGGAAGCTTACTTCACAACGGGATCGCGTCACGACAGAAAGGGAAAAGGATCTGAGGACAACATAACAGACAGATATAATCACCATCTCATTCTCATAGCTATGAACGATCGTGGACTTAAGAACCTCATGGAACTCTCAAGTATATCTTATAAAGAAGGTTTTTACTATAAGCCGAGAATAGATTACGAGGTTTTGAGTAATTATTGTGATGGACTTATAGCTATAACGGCGTGTCTCAAAGGTGTACCTACCTATTATGCCTCAATGGGTGATGAAGAAAAAGCGTCTGAGTGGGTCAAAAAATTCAAAGATATATTCGGAGAAAATCTCTACCTTGAGATCCAATCCAACTCACTGCCAGAGCAAGAGGTAGCCAACAGAGTACTTATAAAAATAGCAAAACGTCTAAACGTTAAACTCGTAGCCACAAATGATTCTCACTACCTAAATCCAGATGACAGACTGGCTCACCAGGTACTCATGGCTATACAGATGAAGAGAACGCTCATGGAGATACAACAAGGAAATGGTATAAAGTGTGCTAACGAAGGTCTGCATTTTGCAACTCCTCAGGAGGTATGGAAAAAGTTTGATGGTAAGTTTGATGGTTGGGAAGAAGCGCTTTTGAACACACTTGAAGTATCTGAAAAGACTCAAGATAGCTTTGAGCTTTTAGAAAATAGAGGATACCTATTCCCAAAGTATGAAACTGGAGACAAAACTACCGGTGAATTTCTGAAGGATCTTGCTATAAAGGGTTTAAGACAGAGAATCTCTCAAGGGCTTGCTAAAGACACAAAGGAATACTGGGATAGACTTGAGTACGAGATTGAGACAGTCTCAGGAATGGGTTTTGAAGGTTATTTCCTAATAGTTCAGGATTTTATAAACTGGGCAAAGTCCCAGAACATACCGGTGGGACCGGGAAGAGGATCAGCGGCAGGTTCCCTGCTTGCCTTTGCCTTAGGTATAACCGACGTTGATCCCATAAAGCACGGGCTTCTATTTGAGAGGTTTTTAAATCCTGAAAGGATATCTATGCCGGATATAGATGTAGATTTTTGCATGGAGAACCGCGACAGAGTGATAGAGTATGTGAAAGGGAAGTACGGTGAGGAAAATGTAGCTCAGATCATTACCTACAACGTCATGAAGGCAAAGCAAACACTCAGGGATGTGGCGAGGGCTTTGGGGATACCTTACCAGACTGCCGATACCTTAGCAAAGCTAATACCACAAGGTGATGTACAAGGTACATGGCTCTCCCTTGAGGAGATGTATTCTGTACCTTTAAAAGAACTTCTGGACAAATATGGACATCACAGAAGGGATATAGAGGACAACGTAAGTAAGTTCAGAAGGATGTGTCAGGAAAATCCGGATATAAAGGCGCTTGTGGAGATAGCTTTAAAACTGGAGGGACTCACAAGGCATACATCTCTGCACGCTGCAGGAGTCGTTATTTCACCAGTAGCCCTTCGCGAACGCATACCTCTCTATTACGATAAGGAGAAAGTGCTTGCAACCCAGTTTGATATGGTGAACTTGGAAGAGTTGGGGCTCATAAAGATGGACTTTTTGGGTCTTAAGACCCTGACTGAGCTAAAGAAAATGAGACAGCTCGTAGAAGAAAGGCATAAAATCAGCATAAACTATCTCAATTTACCTCTTGATGATCCTTCTGTTTACGAGCTTCTCAGGAAAGGAAACACTACGGGAGTCTTTCAACTTGAAAGCGTAGGTATGAAAAACCTTCTCAAAAGACTAGAGCCTGATAACTTTGACGACATAGTGGCGGTTCTCGCACTTTACAGACCCGGACCTCTAAAAAGCGGTCTCGTAGATAGTTACATAAACAGAAAGCACGGAAGAGAACCCGTAGATTACGTATTCCCAGAACTTGAGCCGGTTTTGAAGGATACCTACGGTATCATAGTTTATCAAGAGCAGGTTATGAAAATATCTCAGATACTTTGTGGATTCACTCCAGGTGAAGCTGACACCCTCCGAAAAGCCATAGGTAAGAAGAAGAAGGAAGTTATGCAGGAGATGAAGGAAAAGTTCATAAAGGGAGCTATTGAGAGGGGTTACACAGAAGAAAAGATAGTTAAGCTATGGAACGATATAGAAGAGTTCGCAAGCTATTCTTTTAACAAATCTCACTCTGTTGCGTACGGCTATATATCCTATTGGACAGCATACATGAAGACTCATTATCCTGAAGAATTTTTTGCTGTTAAATTATCTACGGAAAAAAGTGACAAGAAGTTTATAAACCTGGTGAAGGATGCGAAAAGTCTTGGTTTTAACATACTCCAGCCGGACATAAATGAGAGCCACGTGGACTTTTCCATAACTCCAGAGGGACACATAAGATTTGGACTCGCCAGAATAAAGGGTGTTGGGGAAGATACAGCGAGATCAATAGTGGATGCAAGAAGAGGAAAGTGGAAAGGTGTGACAGACTTTTGGAAAAGCGTAGACCAAAGAAAGGTAAATAAGAGGGTGCTTGAGGCTCTTATAAAAGCTGGAGCTTTTGATTACACGGGAGAGAGTAGAGAAAAGCTTCTCTCCACAGTTGACCGGATATCAAAAGGCAGTATTTTACCTTCAGGTGATCTTTTCGGTACGAAAGAGTTTCATAAAGATGAAGCGGGAGACTCTCTCAAATACGAAAAAGAGGTTCTCGGCATATACATCTCCAAACATCCCATAGATCCAGTTGAGGAACTTCTTACCGGAAAAGTCAGATGGCTTGAGGAACTGGATGAGTTAGAGGAAGGTAGTTACAACTTTGCCGGTGTTGTAACCGAACTAAAAGTTAAAAAAACTAAAAATGGCACTTATATGGCAACTTTTAATCTTATTGATAAAACGGGTATAGCGCAAGCTGTAGCCTTTCCGGACGTTTATGAAAACTGTAAAGATCTTATAAAGGAAGACGCTCTTTTGGTTTTGAGATGTGATGTTGAGTATGACGAAATACTTGAGGAAACCAAGATTATCGTTAAAGAGGCATACAAGCCAGAAGATTTCATAAAAGGAGAGAGTATGAATATCACCCTCGTATTTACAAAGGAGCTTTCGGATGATGAACTTTTAAAGCTTAAAAAATGCCTTATGGAGAGTATAAATGATCTTGAGGGTAGAGAGGTAATACTTGATCTGCGAATAAACGGTTATAGAACGGTACTTCAAGCCGATCCCCAGATAAAGTTAATTCCCAATGCAAAGCTAATAGAGGATCTAAAGAGATTCGGTGTCAAGCTGGTAGTTTAA
- a CDS encoding FUN14 domain-containing protein, with product MADLGYGGFAGFVIGFAVRRVLNIFLMLLGLYVLSLLWLKSKGVIDIHWFAFLDVFKGMFESFGSFIHGIVRQVAFSSAFLGGFYLGFKM from the coding sequence GTGGCTGATTTAGGTTATGGAGGATTTGCCGGCTTTGTTATAGGCTTTGCGGTAAGGAGAGTACTTAACATATTTCTTATGCTTTTGGGTCTTTATGTGCTTTCTCTACTTTGGTTAAAAAGCAAGGGAGTTATAGATATACATTGGTTTGCCTTTCTGGACGTATTTAAAGGCATGTTTGAGAGCTTCGGCAGTTTTATTCACGGAATCGTAAGGCAGGTAGCTTTCTCAAGTGCTTTTTTAGGCGGTTTTTATCTAGGATTTAAAATGTGA
- the rdgB gene encoding RdgB/HAM1 family non-canonical purine NTP pyrophosphatase, with protein sequence MKLKKVLLATTNAGKVKEMKRLLGFYGIDAEVPDEDLRIEEGSSSFLENAYLKAQAYWERYRKPTLADDSGLVVPALGGYPGIFSSRFYSHEYGGKEEVIATKDDANIRKVLRLMKEVKDRRATFVAFLVLNLGYSGYWSKGECNGVILTEPKGSGGFGYDPIFQPEGSEKSMAELTPEEKDLLSHRGKAVRNLMSIIKNGGLT encoded by the coding sequence ATGAAGTTAAAGAAGGTTCTTTTGGCTACTACGAACGCCGGCAAAGTGAAAGAGATGAAAAGGCTTTTGGGTTTCTACGGTATTGATGCGGAAGTACCTGATGAGGATCTGCGAATTGAGGAGGGAAGTTCCAGCTTTTTAGAGAATGCTTATTTGAAGGCACAAGCTTATTGGGAAAGATACCGCAAACCTACACTTGCTGATGATTCGGGACTTGTGGTACCAGCTCTTGGTGGATATCCTGGAATTTTCTCAAGCAGATTTTATTCTCACGAGTATGGGGGAAAGGAAGAGGTAATCGCTACGAAAGATGATGCGAATATAAGAAAAGTTTTGAGACTCATGAAGGAGGTAAAAGATAGAAGAGCAACTTTTGTAGCCTTTTTGGTACTTAACTTAGGCTATAGCGGATATTGGTCAAAGGGTGAATGCAATGGAGTTATTCTGACAGAACCCAAAGGATCGGGAGGATTTGGTTACGATCCCATTTTTCAACCAGAAGGTTCAGAAAAAAGCATGGCTGAGCTAACTCCTGAAGAGAAGGATTTATTATCCCACAGAGGAAAGGCTGTCAGAAATCTTATGAGTATAATAAAAAATGGAGGTCTAACATGA
- a CDS encoding DsrE family protein — MRLIALILTTLLLFLPHTLKAHEESSHNQSHQKEVVIVVNLTHGRGISTEMALNFANISLGKGYETVVWINSEGVKLADAKAKEVQAVKMLKEFLSKGGKVYVCPICAKKLGVRELIKGAQWANPDIIFSLISQDRARVISF, encoded by the coding sequence ATGAGACTAATAGCGCTAATATTGACAACCCTTTTACTTTTTCTTCCCCATACCTTAAAGGCGCATGAAGAAAGCTCCCACAACCAATCACATCAGAAGGAAGTTGTTATTGTGGTGAATTTGACACACGGCAGAGGTATAAGCACTGAGATGGCTCTTAATTTTGCCAACATATCCTTGGGAAAGGGATACGAAACAGTTGTGTGGATCAATTCCGAGGGTGTAAAACTTGCGGATGCAAAAGCAAAAGAGGTACAGGCTGTTAAAATGCTCAAAGAGTTTTTGTCAAAGGGTGGAAAGGTTTACGTGTGTCCTATATGCGCAAAGAAACTGGGAGTTAGGGAACTTATAAAAGGCGCTCAGTGGGCAAACCCAGACATCATATTTTCACTCATATCCCAAGATAGGGCGAGAGTGATCTCATTCTAA
- the lysA gene encoding diaminopimelate decarboxylase has product MLHEYNPYLEYVEGELFLEGISLKALAEEFGTPLYVYSASYIRDRIRAYRKAFPDALVCYAVKANFNPKIIKITKEEGAGADIVSGGELYASLLAGVDPNKIVYAGVGKTIKELEYAIRSDILMFNVESRMELEVLNDLAKDLGKKIRIAIRVNPDVDPKTHPYISTGMKKSKFGIDIKHAKDEYEYARKLKNLEIVGIHCHIGSQILDVSPYIEAVEKVVDLYIQLIKSGFEIKYLDIGGGLGIKYKPEQSSPEPQDLADAILPVLRDVQAKLILEPGRSIVGNAGILLTSVQFLKDKRHKHFVIVDAGMNDLVRPAMYDAYHHILPVLKKNAPYIKTDVVGPVCETGDFLALDREIQKVERGDYLAVLSAGAYGFAMSSHYNARPRSCEVLVEKGTYRVIREREDYAYIFKGE; this is encoded by the coding sequence ATGCTTCACGAGTACAACCCTTATCTTGAATACGTGGAAGGAGAGCTTTTTCTTGAAGGCATCTCTTTAAAAGCCCTTGCGGAGGAGTTTGGTACACCCCTTTACGTTTACAGCGCTTCTTACATAAGGGACAGGATCAGAGCATACAGAAAGGCTTTTCCTGATGCTCTTGTGTGTTATGCAGTGAAAGCCAACTTCAACCCAAAGATCATAAAGATTACAAAGGAAGAAGGAGCAGGCGCGGACATAGTATCGGGAGGTGAACTTTACGCTTCACTGCTTGCGGGAGTGGATCCAAATAAGATAGTTTACGCAGGTGTAGGCAAAACCATCAAAGAACTTGAGTACGCTATAAGGTCAGATATACTTATGTTTAATGTAGAGTCCAGAATGGAACTTGAAGTCCTAAACGATCTTGCAAAGGATCTTGGAAAAAAGATCAGAATAGCCATAAGGGTAAATCCTGATGTAGATCCCAAAACACATCCATATATATCTACAGGTATGAAAAAGAGCAAGTTTGGTATAGATATAAAGCACGCGAAGGATGAATACGAGTACGCAAGAAAGCTGAAAAACCTTGAAATTGTAGGCATACACTGTCATATAGGATCTCAGATACTTGATGTTTCCCCATACATAGAGGCTGTAGAGAAGGTGGTTGATCTCTATATTCAGCTTATTAAGTCTGGCTTTGAGATAAAGTATCTGGATATAGGAGGAGGGCTTGGCATAAAGTACAAACCTGAACAATCAAGTCCTGAACCACAAGATCTCGCAGATGCGATCCTTCCTGTACTTAGAGATGTACAGGCTAAGCTCATCCTGGAACCTGGGAGATCCATTGTGGGAAATGCAGGCATCCTTCTTACAAGCGTTCAGTTTCTCAAAGACAAGAGACACAAACACTTTGTAATAGTTGATGCTGGAATGAATGACCTTGTGCGACCCGCTATGTACGACGCATATCATCATATACTGCCTGTACTAAAGAAGAACGCTCCTTACATAAAGACGGATGTGGTAGGTCCCGTATGCGAAACGGGGGACTTTCTGGCTTTAGACAGGGAGATACAAAAGGTGGAGAGAGGAGATTACTTGGCAGTGCTTTCTGCAGGAGCTTATGGCTTTGCTATGTCATCCCATTACAATGCAAGACCCAGATCCTGTGAAGTACTTGTAGAAAAGGGAACTTACAGGGTGATAAGGGAAAGGGAGGATTACGCTTACATATTCAAAGGGGAGTGA
- a CDS encoding radical SAM protein: MNKILLENLTEQKESPEYLQISMAAAMTLGIVPGQFYRNTRLSCINTLLTYPSGCHATCAYCGLQKARDMEYSKKNFIRVEWPTVKLDEIIGRAKKVGHVERLCIAQITHPRAIRDTKYVLKRVLSDLGDQIFVSLLINATGTTYEDMEDYKKLGADTVTIAIDCATPEVFEKLRGRPMNSPHRWETFWKVLEWACKVMGDGYAGCHLVVGLGETEQEMIETIQKVRDLGARTHLFSFWPEEGSMMEKEKPCPAPQYRRVQFARYLIDNQIARYEDMKFNEKGQVIDFGIDNDTFEELFWSGRPFMTSGCRGKTTEVACNRPFGDSSVTDIKSYPFKPERSDLQRIRKQLFDYEMLTNYPDILNPSVFRYQ, from the coding sequence ATGAATAAGATTTTGCTTGAAAACTTGACAGAACAAAAAGAAAGTCCTGAGTATTTGCAAATAAGTATGGCAGCGGCCATGACTCTGGGAATAGTACCTGGGCAATTTTATAGAAATACACGCCTTAGCTGTATAAATACGCTTCTTACTTACCCATCTGGATGTCATGCTACGTGTGCTTACTGTGGTCTTCAAAAGGCAAGGGACATGGAATACTCAAAAAAGAACTTCATAAGGGTTGAGTGGCCTACAGTAAAGTTGGATGAAATCATAGGAAGGGCGAAGAAGGTAGGGCATGTGGAAAGGCTCTGTATAGCTCAGATAACCCACCCAAGAGCAATAAGAGACACAAAGTATGTGTTAAAAAGGGTTCTTTCTGATCTTGGAGACCAGATATTTGTCTCTTTGCTTATAAATGCCACCGGCACTACCTATGAAGACATGGAGGACTACAAAAAGCTGGGTGCAGACACGGTTACCATTGCTATAGACTGTGCTACACCGGAGGTTTTTGAAAAACTGCGTGGAAGACCCATGAACAGCCCTCATAGGTGGGAAACTTTTTGGAAGGTGCTTGAGTGGGCTTGTAAGGTAATGGGTGATGGATATGCGGGTTGTCATTTGGTGGTAGGTCTTGGAGAGACGGAGCAAGAAATGATAGAAACTATACAGAAGGTTAGAGACCTTGGAGCAAGAACGCATCTTTTCTCCTTTTGGCCCGAGGAAGGTTCTATGATGGAAAAGGAAAAGCCCTGCCCCGCACCCCAATACAGGAGAGTCCAGTTTGCAAGGTATCTTATAGACAACCAGATCGCCCGCTATGAGGACATGAAGTTCAACGAGAAGGGTCAAGTCATAGACTTTGGTATAGACAATGACACCTTTGAAGAACTCTTTTGGAGTGGAAGACCCTTTATGACCTCAGGATGCAGAGGAAAGACAACGGAAGTTGCTTGTAACAGACCCTTCGGTGATAGTTCAGTTACCGATATAAAGAGTTATCCCTTCAAGCCTGAAAGGAGTGATCTTCAAAGGATAAGGAAACAGCTTTTTGATTACGAAATGCTTACCAATTACCCAGATATACTAAATCCGAGCGTTTTTAGATACCAATGA
- a CDS encoding lytic transglycosylase domain-containing protein — MIILILLMLANLGYAFYECFFDAGKRYNVDPYLLASIAKVESDFNPYAVNRNRNGTFDFGIMQINSYWVYYYGIPMNWIKNPCYNIHFGAMVLRKCMDTYERDLKLAIDCYNRGSRATGNSDYVIKVYKSYSRIKAIVR; from the coding sequence ATGATTATTTTAATATTGCTTATGTTAGCGAATCTCGGTTATGCCTTTTATGAATGCTTTTTTGATGCAGGAAAAAGATACAACGTAGATCCTTATCTTCTTGCCTCAATAGCCAAAGTGGAAAGCGATTTTAATCCTTATGCTGTCAATAGAAACAGGAACGGAACTTTTGACTTTGGCATCATGCAGATAAACTCCTACTGGGTATACTACTACGGTATACCTATGAACTGGATAAAAAACCCGTGCTACAACATACACTTTGGTGCTATGGTTCTGAGAAAGTGTATGGATACATACGAGAGGGATCTTAAGCTTGCTATAGACTGCTATAACAGAGGCTCAAGAGCCACAGGAAACAGCGATTACGTAATAAAAGTTTACAAAAGTTACAGCAGGATAAAGGCTATAGTAAGATAA
- a CDS encoding DUF309 domain-containing protein → MSVEEDMLLITKKFWDEGKFYEAHEVLEDIWRLFPKEDKFARNCYQGLIRLAIAYHHYTCGRRDSALRVLRKVKEQLGGCSGSFRYVNIAYMLSFVNSSIECLESGEEIKTLPNLMLNYQLDTESL, encoded by the coding sequence ATGAGTGTAGAAGAAGATATGCTCCTTATAACCAAGAAGTTTTGGGATGAAGGGAAGTTTTATGAAGCTCACGAAGTTCTTGAAGACATATGGAGGCTTTTCCCTAAGGAAGATAAGTTTGCAAGAAATTGCTATCAGGGACTTATAAGGCTTGCTATAGCATACCACCACTACACCTGTGGAAGAAGGGATAGCGCGCTGAGAGTTTTGAGAAAAGTCAAAGAACAGCTCGGAGGTTGCTCAGGATCTTTCAGATACGTGAATATAGCTTACATGCTCTCTTTCGTGAATTCCTCCATAGAGTGCTTAGAGAGTGGGGAAGAGATAAAGACTCTCCCGAACCTTATGTTAAACTACCAGCTTGACACCGAATCTCTTTAG
- a CDS encoding TonB-dependent receptor codes for MKGLFLISAIVSVGYAQELLLKEIEVKAKREPFQESLDIREVRESSAKDVGEALQKIEGIWKIRKGGIANDIVLRGFYRDNINVLIDGERVYGACPNRMDPPAFHVDFSEVEKIEIIKGPFDVKHQGSMAGLINIITKKPEKGFHLKLNAGLGSFNFTNLSPVVSYADEKFYGLAGYSYKYSKPYKDGDGKRFTEVYPSTSPNRYKPQFINSKAFEINTYWTKFGFRPLENHEIEFSYTKQDARHVLYPYLLMDAIYDKTDRFNFNYKIDHISDLLRSLNFQFYYTKVSHWMDDRYRISSGMMSWSMATDAKTKTYGGKIESDLGDFTLGFEAYKRNWDAINYMKMMSGVSTQFIIPDVDTDSFGAYGEYRKRLSGKLRLIAGVRLDSTKTEAEPSKANTDLYYAYKNTRSTSRTDTYPSGNIQLFYELSKTTELFAGLGHSVRVPDPQERYFAMKRMTGTDWVGNPNLKPSRNTEIDLGVKHATGKLLTKATIFYSYVQDYITVHNQNRVNMVMSVMNNTARSYENVNAQFFGGELDSRLALTDSIFFFGGLSYVQARKDTKPDKNITSSRVAEIPPLKVRLALRYDRGTYFGEIESLLSATQYRVDKDLNEQRTSGYGIVNLKAGLNYKGFTVTAGVDNILDKKYYDYLSYQRDPFRSGVKVPEPGRTIYVNASYSF; via the coding sequence ATGAAAGGGCTATTTCTTATATCAGCTATAGTATCTGTAGGCTACGCTCAGGAGCTTTTACTAAAAGAAATAGAAGTCAAGGCAAAAAGGGAACCTTTTCAGGAGAGTCTTGATATAAGGGAAGTTAGAGAAAGCTCTGCAAAAGACGTAGGTGAAGCCTTGCAGAAGATAGAAGGTATCTGGAAAATAAGGAAGGGTGGTATAGCAAACGATATAGTCCTTAGAGGCTTTTACAGAGATAACATAAATGTACTTATAGATGGAGAAAGGGTGTACGGTGCTTGCCCGAACAGAATGGATCCGCCTGCCTTCCATGTGGATTTTTCTGAAGTAGAAAAGATAGAGATCATTAAAGGACCCTTTGACGTAAAACATCAAGGTTCTATGGCTGGGCTTATAAATATCATCACAAAGAAACCTGAAAAAGGCTTTCATCTAAAGCTAAACGCTGGACTGGGTTCTTTCAACTTCACAAATCTCTCTCCAGTTGTCTCATATGCCGATGAGAAGTTCTACGGGCTTGCGGGTTATTCTTATAAGTACTCAAAACCTTACAAAGATGGTGATGGTAAGAGGTTTACCGAAGTTTACCCTTCAACCAGCCCCAACCGGTACAAACCCCAATTTATAAACTCAAAAGCCTTTGAGATAAACACTTACTGGACAAAGTTCGGCTTTAGACCTTTGGAAAATCACGAGATAGAATTTTCTTATACCAAACAGGACGCAAGGCACGTGCTTTACCCTTACCTTCTGATGGATGCTATTTACGACAAAACGGATAGGTTCAACTTCAATTACAAGATAGACCATATATCCGATCTTCTCAGAAGTCTAAACTTTCAGTTTTACTATACAAAGGTGAGTCACTGGATGGATGATCGCTACAGGATAAGCTCTGGTATGATGTCCTGGTCTATGGCAACGGATGCAAAAACAAAAACTTACGGAGGCAAGATAGAAAGTGATCTCGGAGATTTTACTTTGGGTTTTGAAGCCTACAAAAGGAATTGGGATGCGATCAATTACATGAAGATGATGAGTGGTGTAAGCACTCAGTTCATCATACCCGATGTAGATACTGACAGTTTTGGAGCTTACGGTGAATATAGAAAAAGGTTATCAGGCAAGCTAAGATTGATAGCAGGTGTCAGGCTTGACAGTACAAAAACTGAGGCGGAACCTTCTAAGGCAAATACGGACCTTTACTACGCCTATAAGAACACCAGGAGCACATCAAGGACGGATACATACCCATCGGGCAATATACAGCTCTTTTATGAGCTTTCAAAAACTACGGAACTTTTTGCGGGGCTTGGTCACTCAGTCAGAGTACCTGATCCTCAGGAGAGATACTTCGCCATGAAAAGAATGACAGGTACTGATTGGGTGGGAAACCCTAACTTGAAGCCTTCAAGAAACACGGAGATTGATCTTGGAGTAAAACACGCTACAGGTAAGTTACTCACCAAGGCAACCATATTTTACAGCTATGTCCAGGATTATATAACGGTTCATAATCAGAATAGAGTCAATATGGTTATGAGTGTTATGAATAACACCGCACGCTCATACGAAAACGTAAATGCGCAGTTTTTCGGCGGTGAGCTTGATTCAAGGCTTGCCCTGACTGACAGCATATTTTTCTTTGGGGGGTTATCTTACGTACAGGCGAGGAAAGACACAAAACCGGACAAGAACATAACCAGCTCAAGGGTTGCGGAGATACCACCCCTTAAAGTGAGGCTCGCCCTAAGATACGATAGAGGTACATACTTTGGAGAGATAGAGTCTCTTTTGTCTGCAACTCAGTACAGGGTTGATAAGGATCTCAATGAACAGAGAACATCGGGATACGGGATCGTAAACCTCAAAGCCGGACTAAACTACAAAGGCTTTACAGTCACAGCAGGAGTTGACAATATTCTGGACAAGAAATATTATGATTATCTGTCCTATCAAAGGGATCCTTTCAGAAGTGGTGTGAAGGTGCCAGAACCGGGAAGGACTATTTACGTGAATGCCTCTTACAGCTTTTAA